The region GTCGATTCTGGGGGAGGCGTGGGCCGCCGGTCTTCGCTGCCTCGATGGGTGGCGCTTCGGCGCGGAACGCCCGTGGCTCTTCCTGCTTCTAATGTACGTTCCGCAGGTTCTGCTGTGGAGCGTGAACCGTGGGTTCTTCTTCTACATGCTGCCGTGCGTGCCGTTCATGTGCATCTTCATCGCGGGCATCTTGCGAGAGTGGCTCGATCTGCCGTTCGGGCGCGTGTGCGCGGGGGCCTATCTGGGCGTGGCGACCCTGTTCTTCGTGGCCTACTACCCGCTGCTCGTGGGATGGTCGATTCCCAAGCCCGTCTATGAGGTGCTCGTGTTCACGCCCCGCTGGATCTGAGCCTCGCCCGTCGACGCTCTCCGCGCCCTGGCGCCGCGCGCGAAAGAGGAGGGGGTGAGCGCCATCGTCGAAACCGCCTGCCCCCCGCCGCGCAGGCCCTTCCCATTCACCGCCGGCGGCACACACAGGAGACGCATTGAAACAAGATGACGCAGAGGTCTTCTCGATGGACGACCTCGACCTCTACTCCAACGCTTCGCAGCACCACGCCGAGGACGGCGAGGAAGGCTCGCGACTCATCGAAGTCGATGACGACGCCGATGGTGAGCGTCTCGACGTGTTCGTCTCGCGCGCCACGCGCATCTCGCGCACGCACATCCAGGATCTGCTCACCGATGGGCACGTGCGCTACCTCGGACCGCGCAACCTGAGCAAACTGAAGGCGGGGCTGAAGGTTCAGTCGGGCGATCAGTTCAGCGTCACCCCTCCGGCGGTGCAGCCGCTCGACGATGTCCAGCCCGAGGACATTCCGCTCGACATCGTCTACGAAGACGCCGACCTTCTCGTGATCAACAAGGCGCGGGGCATGGTCGTCCATCCCGCGCCGGGCAGCGAGCGCGGAACCCTGGTCAACGCCTTGCTCCATCACGTGCGCGACCTGTCCGGCATCGCTGGCATCGGGCGTCCCGGCATCGTGCATCGACTCGACAAGGATACCAGCGGACTCATCGTGGTGGCCAAGAACGACAACGCCCACAGCGAGCTCTCGCGGCAGTTCGGCAGCCGCCTCGTCAAGAAGATCTATGTGGCGCTCGTGCACGGCAGCGCGGCAAGTGAGAGCACCATCGACATGCCCATCGGACGTCATCCCGTCGATCGCAAGCGCATGGCGGTGGTGTACAGCGGTCGTCCCGCGGTGACCGAGTTCCGCAAGGTGGAATCGCTCGACGGTTACAGCCTGCTCGACGTGCGCATCAAGACCGGGCGCACCCATCAGATTCGCGTGCACCTGTCGTGGCTGGGCTTTCCCATTGTGGGTGATCCGCTGTACTGCCGGCGTGATCCCCTGGCTCTGA is a window of Pseudomonadota bacterium DNA encoding:
- a CDS encoding RluA family pseudouridine synthase, with the protein product MDDLDLYSNASQHHAEDGEEGSRLIEVDDDADGERLDVFVSRATRISRTHIQDLLTDGHVRYLGPRNLSKLKAGLKVQSGDQFSVTPPAVQPLDDVQPEDIPLDIVYEDADLLVINKARGMVVHPAPGSERGTLVNALLHHVRDLSGIAGIGRPGIVHRLDKDTSGLIVVAKNDNAHSELSRQFGSRLVKKIYVALVHGSAASESTIDMPIGRHPVDRKRMAVVYSGRPAVTEFRKVESLDGYSLLDVRIKTGRTHQIRVHLSWLGFPIVGDPLYCRRDPLALNGQFLHARHLSFTHPTHGHVLTFDQPLPAALAECLERVRSGQVPPGEAESPLQSFDGWPEAASGAL